A region from the Corylus avellana chromosome ca7, CavTom2PMs-1.0 genome encodes:
- the LOC132187238 gene encoding protein LATE ELONGATED HYPOCOTYL produces MDTYSSGEELVIKTRKPYTITKQRERWTEEEHNRFLEALKLYGRAWQRIEEHIGTKTAVQIRSHAQKFFSKLEKEALVKGVPVGQALDIDIPPPRPKRKPNNPYPRKTSIGAPTSQVGAKDGRLFTSVSSSHFKEGLDLEKEPLPEKPSGDEKATNAKDNQDENCSEVFTLFEEANHSSVSSVNKSSMPTPVALRNSCMLREFIPSVKGAITSDEINESYVTVEVKGNQNSEKADTKQAVQDTGTSKGSKSEYSNVPHEKSYQGEKKDGLNCASQMDEMQATQNYPRHVPVHVLDGSQGTCTQTPSSDMSFQDSIFHPMGEVHGHPNLFSNPAASATTVHQNNVPRSSAHQSFPAFHTPFTPICHNQNDYQSFLHISSTFSSLIVSTLMQNPAAHAAASFAATFWPPANVDSSADSPAGTQGSFPLRQIGSTPSMPAIAAATVAAATAWWAAHGLLPLCAPLHTAYACAPASTADPPIDGQPPKAKTEGEENARQNPPLQQQDPDFSETVQAQHSASKSPTRLSSDSEESGGAKLNTGLKATDNENAVAATELHDSNKTKGRKQVDRSSCGSNTTSSSDVETDALGKHEKGKEESNEPDANHPASETNNRRLRIASYMNDSWKAVSEEGRMAFQALFSRERLPQSFSPPHDVKNEGHQTDNIREDEQNVDEKNGNSSLLLDLNNQLGGGTCSSQQGNSNLGYSNNGEEGLLTVGLGHLKLKARRTGFKPYKRCSVEAKENGVANTSSQGDEKGPKRIRLEGEAST; encoded by the exons TTAGAGAAGGAGGCTCTCGTTAAAGGTGTTCCTGTAGGACAAGCTCTTGACATAGACATTCCGCCTCCTCGCCCTAAAAGGAAACCAAACAATCCTTATCCTCGAAAGACAAGCATTGGTGCTCCTACATCTCAGGTGGGTGCAAAGGATGGAAGACTTTTCACATCTGTTTCTTCTTCGCATTTTAAAGAAGGACTGGACTTGGAGAAAGAACCACTTCCTGAG aaaCCTAGTGGAGATGAGAAAGCAACAAACGCGAAAGATAATCAGGATGAAAATTGCTCAGAAGTCTTTACCCTTTTTGAAGAAGCTAATCATTCCTCTGTTTCCTCTGTAAACAAAAGTTCCATGCCCACTCCAGTTGCACTCAGAAATTCATGCATGTTAAGGGAGTTTATCCCTTCAGTGAAAGGGGCAATAACTTCGGATGAGATAAATGAATCTTATGTCACTGTTGAAGTTAAAGGAAATCAGAATTCAGAGAAAGCTGATACCAAACAGGCAGTTCAGGATACTGGCACAAGTAAAGGCTCAAAGTCGGAATATTCTAATGTTCCACATGAGAAATCGTATCAAGGTGAGAAAAAAGATGGTTTAAATTGTGCATCGCAAATGGATGAGATGCAAGCCACTCAGAATTACCCAAGGCATGTCCCTGTGCACGTTCTGGATGGAAGCCAAGGAACATGTACTCAAACTCCTTCCTCAGATATGTCATTCCAGGACTCCATATTTCACCCAATGGGAGAGGTTCATGGACATCCTAACCTGTTCTCAAATCCAGCTGCATCTGCTACTACTGTACATCAAAATAACGTTCCCAGATCTTCTGCTCATCAATCATTTCCGGCTTTCCATACTCCCTTTACCCCAATTTGCCATAACCAGAATGACTACCAATCATTCCTCCACATTTCCTCCACATTTTCAAGTCTTATCGTCTCTACTTTGATGCAAAATCCTGCTGCCCATGCTGCAGCAAGCTTTGCAGCTACATTTTGGCCTCCTGCAAATGTGGATTCTTCTGCAGATTCTCCTGCAGGCACCCAAGGAAGTTTTCCATTGAGGCAAATTGGCTCTACTCCAAGTATGCCAGCTATTGCTGCTGCTACTGTAGCTGCTGCAACTGCATGGTGGGCAGCCCATGGACTGCTTCCGTTATGTGCTCCTCTTCATACTGCGTATGCCTGCGCTCCTGCATCCACAGCTGATCCACCAATAGATGGTCAACCCCCAAAAGCCAAAACAGAGGGAGAAGAGAATGCTCGTCAAAATCCTCCCTTACAACAACAGGACCCAGATTTTTCAGAAACTGTGCAAGCTCAACATTCAGCCTCAAAATCACCGACTCGGTTATCATCAGACTCTGAGGAGAGTGGAGGTGCAAAGCTAAACACTGGGTTAAAAGCTACTGATAATGAGAATGCTGTAGCAGCTACTGAACTCCATgattcaaacaaaacaaaaggcagaAAACAGGTAGACCGTTCCTCATGTGGTTCCAACACAACTTCGAGCAGTGACGTAGAGACGGATGCATTAGGGAAGCACGAGAAAGGGAAGGAAGAGTCAAATGAACCTGATGCAAACCATCCAGCTTCTGAGACTAATAATCGCCGCTTGAGAATTGCCAGCTACATGAATGATTCCTGGAAGGCAGTCTCTGAAGAG ggGCGAATGGCCTTTCAAGCACTCTTCTCTAGAGAGAGATTGCCACAAAGTTTTTCACCTCCACATGATGTGAAGAACGAGGGACATCAGACGGACAACATCAGAGAAGACGAGCAAAATGTAGATGAGAAAAATGGAAATTCATCACTGTTATTAGACCTCAACAACCAATTAGGCGGGGGGACTTGTTCTAGCCAACAAGGAAACTCAAACCTTGGATACAGCAACAATGGGGAGGAGGGGCTGCTGACAGTAGGGCTTGGACATTTAAAGCTTAAGGCTCGCCGAACGGGGTTTAAGCCATACAAAAGGTGTTCAGTAGAGGCCAAGGAAAATGGGGTGGCAAATACCAGCAGTCAAGGTGACGAGAAAGGTCCCAAGAGAATACGCTTGGAAGGAGAGGCCTCTACTTGA
- the LOC132187239 gene encoding serine/threonine-protein kinase ATG1a, with protein sequence MDLGEPKHHPRLIGDYILGPRIGSGSFAVVWRSRHRYSGAEVAVKEINMKQLCPKVSNNLRKEISILGTINSPNIIRLFESFEIDDIIYLVLEYCDGGDLAAYIHRYGKVSEAVARYFMRQLAAGLQVLQENHLIHRDLKPQNLLLSTREGTPLLKIGDFGFARSLLPQGLADTLCGSPLYMAPEIILNQKYDAKADLWSVGAIFFELVTGKPPFHGNSQFQLFQNILTSTELRFPQGALEELHPDCVDLCRSLLRKNPVERITFKDFFNHRFLGEYRPATLPPIKSMIGIFSSTASDERLQLNSGYPMKLSSRNSAITTTSVHQNIQKQGKDCVNTSITKSVHGFTPNIASGRLRKSVDGGACSSEQLQVSDSMESIEKGYVLVNAHFASMEAFSYYLGTSLQDKSTTRVSVCPSRKNDWDLGVAMPTMELADSSLGCPASAQSHGSNLLVAPSASSILREVQGLTILNHSTRLHLLHQYVQALGELSLEKYNAGLFQESLSVELVVLALWKKALQICSSWMASTAEGELPASSSTNEPIPSSEAAGLSPNTENHIDFSRPSSVSSWAEQGFIAAFDRAEKASDHVSHMDGGAEMPDAMEIIYREALAVGTNGAVDEYMENKGSAAASYSKAMLLLSFIVGEATSLPLNPPFSLTPANKKRIELYIINLQSRLTHFLMPQPSPPE encoded by the exons ATGGATCTTGGAGAACCCAAACACCATCCCCGCTTGATAGGGGACTACATACTGGGTCCGAGAATCGGGTCGGGTTCCTTCGCCGTGGTCTGGCGGTCCAGGCACCGCTACTCGGGTGCAGAGGTCGCTGTCAAAGAGATTAACATGAAACAACTTTGCCCAAAAGTCAGTAACAATTTGCGCAAAGAGATTTCCATTCTCGGCACCATCAATAGCCCAAACATCATTCGCCTTTTCGAGTCCTTCGAG ATTGATGATATAATTTACCTTGTTTTGGAGTATTGCGATGGTGGTGACCTAGCGGCCTACATTCATCGCTACGGCAAAGTTTCCGAGGCCGTTGCGAGATACTTTATGAGGCAATTGG CCGCAGGATTGCAAGTACTTCAAGAAAATCACCTGATCCACAGAGATTTGAAGCCGCAG AATTTGCTCTTGTCAACTAGGGAAGGGACTCCACTTTTGAAGATTGGTGATTTTGGTTTTGCAAG GTCCCTGTTGCCCCAAGGCTTGGCAGACACCCTATGTGGTTCACCATTATACATGGCTCCAGAGATTATTCTGAACCAGAAGTATGATGCAAAG GCTGACTTATGGAGTGTTGGGGCAATATTTTTCGAGCTGGTGACTGGGAAGCCACCATTCCATGGCAATAGTCAATTTCAG CTTTTTCAGAACATTTTAACCTCGACTGAGCTGCGGTTTCCGCAAGGTGCTTTGGAAGAACTACATCCAGATTGTGTGGATCTTTGCAGGAGCCTATTACGTAAAAACCCAG TTGAGCGAATAACATTCAAGGACTTCTTCAATCACAGGTTCCTAGGGGAGTACAG GCCAGCTACACTTCCACCAATAAAATCAATGATTGGGATTTTCAGTTCTACTGCCTCTGATGAGAGATTGCAATTAAATTCTGGGTATCCCATGAAGTTATCTAGCAGAAACTCAGCAATAACTACTACATCTGTACATCAGAACATACAAAAGCAAGGGAAAGATTGTGTCAATACATCCATCACTAAGAGTGTTCATGGGTTTACACCAAATATTGCAAGTGGTAGGCTGAGGAAATCTGTTGATGGTGGTGCATGTTCATCAGAGCAGCTTCAAG TTTCTGATTCGATGGAGTCTATTGAGAAAGGTTATGTCTTAGTCAATGCTCATTTTGCTTCAATGGAGGCTTTCTCTTATTACCTTGGGACTTCCCTGCAAGATAAATCCACCACCAGAGTTTCTGTCTGTCCTTCAAGGAAAAATGACTGGGATTTAGGTGTTGCAATGCCAACAATGGAGCTGGCTGATAGTTCTCTGGGTTGTCCAGCAAGTGCACAAAGCCATGGATCAAATCTCTTGGTGGCACCAAGTGCATCATCTATATTAAGGGAAGTGCAAGGACTAACCATATTGAATCATTCGACTAGACTCCACTTGTTACATCAGTATGTTCAGGCTCTTGGAGAACTATCACTAGAAAAG TATAATGCAGGACTTTTTCAAGAATCATTATCAGTTGAACTAGTAGTTTTGGCTCTATGGAAGAAAGCTCTTCAAATTTGCAGCTCTTGGATGGCCTCCACCGCAGAAGGTGAATTACCTGCAAGCAGTTCCACTAATGAGCCCATACCTTCTTCAGAAGCTGCAGGTTTGTCACCAAACACAGAAAACCATATAGATTTTAGCAGGCCTTCATCTGTTTCCTCGTGGGCAGAACAAGGGTTTATTGCTGCATTTGATCGGGCAGAGAAGGCATCGGATCATGTCAGTCACATGGATG GCGGTGCCGAGATGCCAGACGCAATGGAAATCATATACCGAGAAGCACTTGCTGTTGGGACTAATGGTGCT GTTGACGAGTATATGGAGAACAAGGGTAGCGCAGCAGCATCCTACTCTAAAGCAATGCTTCTGCTTTCATTTATTGTAGGAGAAGCAACATCCCTGCCACTGAATCCACCTTTTTCACTAACTCCTGCTAACAAGAAGCGAATTGAGCTTTACATTATCAACTTGCAATCCCGTCTGACTCACTTCCTGATGCCACAGCCTTCTCCTCCCGAGTAA